The DNA segment TTGAAACCTGTATATATGAAAGACCTGATCAGCGAaagtgcatgtggtgtgtatagtacatttggGTCTAGCACAAGGAAATACCCACTAGAGACGCCTAGGCCTGAGAGCGTTAGGATTCCAGGAgtaagctgcatgcatgatacATAAAGGTTAGAGCGCCTACAATGACAGATGGACCCCAtgatgctggtacatgagttggtaccttgtCGACCATGCTGTTAAGATTATGTACTCCATGGAAGAAGATTATGTTACGTTGTtacactaagattgtgtaaCAACGTAACATAATGTCTTCCCATTATACCTACTTTCACTTGAGATAAGGTTCTCATGAGAGAAGGGTTGTTACAATGAGGTAACCTAAAcagtctataaaagggacttgagatccctAGTAAAGGTTCATTGTTTCTAAGATTGAAACTATCTATCTACTTACTCATTGTTTCTTAGTCCagtactaacttgatcgtcatAATGCAATCAATAGGTAGGTCCCCCTTTGTTTCAAACGGAGCTGCGTTCCAACATCCCAGAGAAAGAGCAAATCCAGTAAAGGCAGACAGAGTCACGACCTGCTTCAAGAGTCAACCGACGACCTgatcaaccgacaagaacaccAACTAAAATTTTAGAATCTCCATAAGTTCACATTATCTTGGTGAATGTTATaaataaacttatttaattttggAGACAAAAATCTTAACTTTTGAATGTGATGTTGTACTtacaaataacaaaaaaaaaaatgaatttgaatcTACCTGGCACTATAACACACAAATCCATGATTAGATTAAGTGAGAAATTCACTCAAAACTAAAAGGATTAAAAGGTATTATGatgtaaaaattaataaagatgtAATTCCACTTAATACAATTTTTAGTATATAATAAAGATGTAATTGTTTGTATAATTTGACACTTAGATAGGAATCAGAAGTTAGAAATTTTCATATAAATGTTTTGTTGGTGCCCTATAACCGTATAAAAATACATGTAACCTTGTTGATTATTAACTACTTGtattatttaatgaaaaatacttatttattcATCTATAATAATACTCCATAAAAATGAATATtagtatattaaatattattagcaACTTATTGTATgtttgttaaataaatttattacccgtaagagaattaaataaattttgaaattgacTATACAACTTAGCAACATTATAATCcaaatatgaatttattttcCAATTGATTTATGACAAACATTTGgatataaattaattgataattttGGAGGCTCTTCAATTATGTTGCAATAATTGTTGTACTCCTAAGCTATTTTTGTTGTTCATCTTAAAAAGACTTTATGTACTTGGCCTACCGAGATATTGTTTACTTATACTTAATATTAGGGGAAGATTACCAGACAACATAGAGAAGTTTTCTACCCTTAGCCTAGAGATGTGTTGGGTACTTAGATAACCAGGAGTAAAATAACAATTGACCATTATAATACttataatctttaaaaattaGTGGAACCTTTTTTGTAGTTTGTAATTGAATGTAGTTCAagtttagagtgaaccaatataaaatatagtttcattattattatttattacgcGTTGCATGTACTTCTCACCATATTAATTGAGTTAGGCTAATCAGGAAAAAGAAATTATGAAGTTATGACTACTAACGAGAACACAAGCAcatgtatccgcattttttattttttatcatttatatataattattgtacCGTCTCGTCCCCGAgtgttgaccaaagtcaaagtcaaagtcaacgtcaaAGTCAAACACGTGGTGGGACCCGTCAAGGGCCTCAAGGGAGAAAGTCAATTGGATGACCACTTTGGGCGTCGCCAGAAGTGGGCGTTGCCAGaggtaggcgtcgccaggttggGGCGTTGCCAGGTTGGGGCGTTGCCAAGTTGGGGCGTTGCCAAGTtggggcgtcgccaggttaaggcgtcgatgatgtcaccccccgatacccacgggtaggagaGACTGTGGAGGGGGCGACATAGTAAGAGGCCACGGTACGGACGAGGGGGCCTCGGGCCTCGGGCCccggtacctcagaacagtaataaagagaagagaaaggtggctccaaggccatagtTCCAGTActagtagggggtaacctgactcgtgaagtacccacgccacctctggagAGTCCCTGGGACAGATGCGACCtaggagagggccacgcccaggggcgaaccatgtgcgtagtacgagaggaaggcataTACACTCCCAGGGTGAGTGACTAgaagttggggcgcatgagttggcacccagataGTCACCCCTCGTGCCAAATGCACTCCAGggaaggaggacttacacgtTGAAGTTTCCCTAAGTTGGGATACAGCGttgtaaggccttccacgtggaatGGCGGTTAAGTCAGAAggacacgtggcagtaagcactgaaacatcaaggtatataagcttctctGAAAGTTTACTAAGGTACGTTTTTTCAGTTGCACATTTCGCTCAGTTTTACGCACGAGTGGTTAGAGAGAGATCAGAGTTAGTTACGATTCAGTTACAGTTCTCCGATACGGAGGTTTTGATGTTTCTTGCTtggctgacttgatcgtcggagtccaaacggccgcgagggcgccctttgctcATTTCATTTCAGGTGCTCACGGCGGCGTAAGGCGGAGATCTGAGTTGAAGATGAAGGAGTCATTGTTCGCAAGTTaaagccacgcacgaagactttctcagtcaaccggcaggaacaattatgtttaatattaaaattgaataaacgATATCATTATTCACACACACTTATATTATCAgtataattatgtttttgatTTCATAGTTAGGTTTTCTCTCAagatatcaatatatatatatatacatataagttttgaatagtaaaatgtgtatataaaaataagttttgaaTACTACAAGGCCCTTTATTCATTGGGGAACCTGTGTGCAGAGGTAGGAATCAAGCAAGAGTTCacgtcagtcgaacacccccagacgaatgggcaggtagagtctACGAATAGAATTTTGCTGAGGGGgttgaagcgaagactagagaaagctaagggggCGTGGGCAAAagaagtgccaaggattgtgtgggcgtaccacaccacgcctcaatcttccaccatggagacaccGTTCAGCCTAGTATACGGGTCAGACGCCATGATCCCGGTGGAGATTCACGAGAGTTCACCGCGTTTCCTAAACTTTGTGGCAGAggagtccaacgaagaaagaaaggtgaatctAGACCTGTTAGACGAGGCCAGAGAAGAGGCGAGGATAaaggctgaagccgtgaagagaagagtggagcatcagtacagctctaaggtgaagtCGTGGCAATTCCAAGTTGCTGACCTGGTCATGCGGAAGGCTCATCCTTATGAGTTGGAGagcaagttgtctcccaagtggaccggacccttcagagtaacTGAAGCCAAAGGGAATGGCTCGTACAAGCTTGAGACTCTGGAAGGaggccccatcccacgtagCTGGAACGCAgccaatttgaagttttatttcagcTAAAAACATTATGTAGTACAAAGTTtaaaaggggacactctttttccctttcggaggttttttaatgaggtcacccaagtaaaaaaagAAGCTTAAGAAAACATTGTCTCAGTTTTTCCCTCTCTCACAACGTAAAAGTAaagattaagaaacaaaaacaaaggcttgaggcgtcgccaggagtaggcgtcgccaggtgtaggcgtcgtCAGGCATAGGCATCGCTAGATAAGGGAGCGGGCGTCGAGTGCGCGAACCAGCTCGAACGAGTCGACACCCCAAGGCGAGTGACAGGAGCACACTCTCAGGCGCGGGTGTCAAGTTGAAAGGTACGCATAGTATAAGCTAATATCCGGGCAtctagtccctgagcaggggttaggggattccttcgggatgccccctcctcaggtGAGAACGGCTCGCCCCGGTgtctgatgtttagacacctcgcaagGAAGTGGCGGGGGGCGTTTCCTTTGAGCGTGGGCATCAGACAGTAAGAAGTTTCGGAGCAGTGGAGAACAAGGTCACTTGGTGCAGATACACGCAATTAAGGAGAAGTGCCATCCTTCGGGAAACCTTTTCCTTAGGCGTAATCACCAAAATCCctggtcatcttggtgtttagacacaccaggGACGATACGACGATGTTTCTGACACGCCTCTccctgggcgtgggcaccaagaacATTGATCGCCTTGGTGCTTTTAGACACCCTAAGGACGAAACGACACTACCTCcgggcaggcctctccttaggcgtgggcaccaagcgcgCAGAGATAAGGGCTCagtcgccttggtgtttagaaaccccgtggacgatacgacgctgctgtaataggcctctccacgggcgtgggcaccaaagcgtgactttgtcccaagtgtttagacacgATGAGGAAGAAACGACTTTGCACTCAGCGagtctctcctcgagcgtggacacCTAGTGCAGGTACATGCTTCCGccaagataagtcctcctcgccctcgagcgatgcGAGGCCACGGAAGAGATAAGCcttcctcgccctcgagcgatgtcgaggccacagaagaagagataaagtcctccctcgcccttgagcgatgtcgaggccatagAAGAGATGAGACCAGTGGCGCCTTTGGCAATAAGCGCCTTAGGGCTCAAGAAAAGTAAGTAAAAGAGCAAGTTGAagattttataagttaaaaggGCAAGAGAAATTCGAAGAGCGAGAAGAAGAAGCATAGAGAACGCAAGTTATCAAAAGCAGTAAGAGCATAAAGGACAACACAAGAGCATGAAGccaaaatatcaattttattcATAAGTATCTGAAAGAGAATGTTCAcagtaattacaaaaagaagCAATTACAAAGTAATACAGAGGAAAGGTCAATCTTCAGGAGCCGTCAAGGGGACAATCTTGCCATCAACGACTTCACTGAAGGGGCTGCACTCTGAACTATTGATCCTAGGGTTTGCACAAGCTGTTTGGACCAGGGCCTCAGCAAATCCATCAGCGAACCCCGTCGCAGCCTCTTCGATTAACTTTTCCTCTGTGGCCTTGAAGTTCTCGGCTTGAGAGGCCATCTCTTGGTCTTTAGTCGCCAAAGCAGCAACCAGCTCCTGGACTTTGGCCTGCAGGGTTGAGTTTTCGCCAGTTAGCATGTCGCAGTCGTTGGTTTTGGCCTCAAGCGCAACCTCAGTTTTCGCCAGTTTTTGTTCCCGGTCGACGCAGTGGTCTTCAAGCTTCTTCTGCTGTGTTTTGGAAGCCTCGACCGCGTCTTTAAGGTCTGCCACTTGTACCCGAAGCGACACCACCTTGTTAAGAAGCTCAGCATGGGCTTGCCCCGTCTCATGCAGTCGTTTGCTGGCCTCCTCTTTAGCCTTTTGTGCCATCCTTAAAGAGACCTTGTAGGCCTCCTATTGGCGCTCCCAGCGACTGGCCAAGGtctctttctcctctttcagGGAGGAGTTCTCCTTTTCCAAAGCTTGGAAAGCAGAGGCTTCGACCGCTTTGGTTTTAGCTTGGGCACGCCAGGTATTGGCACAGGCAATGAAGGCGCCCATATAGTAATTAATGCTTTCCTTATTGAGCCCTTCAGTTTGGCTGCTTGGAGACATCCTTTCTAACTAGCCCCTCAGGGTTTCTTGGATTGGCCTGGGAAGCTCTGGAGCAGGTGCAGGTTGAACAGGAACAGACTCAACCCCGCCCTCCAAGGCCATTGGTTGTGGAGGTGAGGTGGCACTTGGAGAGTGCTCCCTAAGTGACTCAGCCCCATGTGAAGAGGAAGACGTGAAGGAAGCAACCTGAGGGGCAACGCGTGTAGTCCTCCTCCTTCTGAAGACTTGCCCTCCAGCAGAGTCTTCCTCGTCCTCTGAAGGTACCACCACCACCCCTTTGCCTTTATCAAGGGGGGTTGGTGCAGCAGTGGATGCGGCCAGTGTAAGAGGCACGACTGCTATAGGAGGAGGCGAGTGTGGGGGTTGAGTTGGAGATGGTAGAGTCTGGGGAGTGGTTGTTGAAGGTGGACTTTGGGGGCGAAGGGTGCGGGAAGTAGGAGCGGTTTCAGAGTTTGGAGGTAGGGAATCCCCAACCCTTTTTGACGAAGCCTCGCCTTTGGACTTCTAAGCCTAAGCGAGCTTCCATCTCCTTTGTTTGTCCATCTTTGAATCTGCACCAAGAAGACAAACACAGAAGGGGTTAGGCACAAGCTAAGTTACTACATAAGGAGAGCAGATAATTCACGCACAAATCCAAAGCAAGTAGAAGCAGAAAGTAAATAATTAAAGAGGGTAGTTCTCATACATATGTAGCGGGTGAGGCCCTCAGCATCGTACTCACGGCTTATCAGGATGGAAGTGTCGAGAACCCCCACACTAGCCAGGATTCGGCAAACCTCTCGATCAGTCGAGGGCAACTCGTCTAAGGATTTAGGCTTTGTCAGCTTAACCTCTTCCAcccagtataggggaaagccaTCCAAGGCAGCACGATCGTACTCGGAGCAGcacaccttgaagaatttccctttccagcctttgtacgattgctggaataGGGAGAGGATGACCCTCCCAGTGATGTTGCTCAGGCTCACCCACAAgctcttcccctgcttcttcacctcaaagaagtgaaggaagatgTCGACTGAGGGTGGCTGGCCAATGTATCCGCACAAGATGCCGAAcgccttgacgaaagcccagctgttggggtgtagctgggctgGGGCGACGTTGATCTCAGTGAGCAGCTCCCTTTCGAACCCCGAAAAGGGCAAGCAGATGCGCTTGAATATGATCTGGTAAAGGTAGAAGAATGGAACTCCGTTGTTGGACCTCTCATCCCCACAGATAGGCTCGCCTGGAGTACAGGGAAGCACAACTATATCTTCATCATGCCTCCTAGCAAAGGCGCGATGCTGATAGACGCCTGATCCTTCGATATGACCCCTCCAATGTTTCATGGTGGTCAGGCTAAAGCACTCAGTGAgcagctcgtcgggggcccaggggtAAAGGGCCCTATAGTTGACCTTTGGGGGTGGAGGGTTGGCCGTCATTTCAGTACGCGCCATTGAGAAAGctgaagaaggaagaagaagaaaggtttAGCAAATGGGGTTAAGGCGTAAAGGGGAAAGAAACCCTAACAAaacccctacccacgcgagaagttCAGAAAGGGAGTAACAGAGAAATGAGGAAGAAGAATGCGAATGCAAAGAAAACAAGCAAGCCCAGGTAGTTATATCAGTACAAAAGTTAAAGGGGAGAGCCATTGAaggagaaaaatcataccttttgaGTATCTGGTTTGGTGGAGCTTGGAAGTGCGAAGAAGAGAGCGAAGATTGCAGAGAAAGCTTGGGAAGATGAACATTAGAGGGAATGCGAAAGAGTGAATGAAACAGTGGTTTGGAGCGCGCGTTTTCGAAAGGTATAACGTTAACTTGAGGAGCACGAGAGGCGCCAAGTGATGGCCGCGCGATTGGgccacgtgtcaagagattaaGGAATAACTTAAAGTGTCACGTCACCAGCGCAGGAAGTGTCATGTCAAATTGTGtaagagaatgtcacgtcatcaGAAGTGCCACGTGGACGGTAGGGCggggccttagtcttttcgctgaaagcaagtgtcagctcaagactggggggcttgtgtaccgtcccgtccccgagtgttgaccaaagtcaaagtcaaagtcaaagtcaaacacgTGGTGGGACCCGCCAAGGGCCTCAAGGCAGAAAGTCAATTGGATGACCACTTTGGGTGTCGTCAGAAGTGGGCGTCGCTAGGAGTGGGCGTCGCCAGAAGTGGGCGCCGCCAGaggtaggcgtcgccaggttggGGCGTCGCCAGGTTGGGGCGTTGCTaggttgaggcgtcgccaggttggGGCGTTGCCAGGTTACGGCGTCGATGatgtcaccccccgatacccacgggtaggaaagaccgtggagggggcgacgtaGTAAGAGGCCACGGTACAGACGAGGGGGCCTCGGGCCCCGGTACCTcaaaacagtaataaagagaagagaaaggtggctccaaggccatagttccagtaccagtagggggtaacctgactcgtgaagtacccacgccacctctggagAGTCCCTGGGACAGATGCGACCtaggagagggccacgcccaggggcgaaccatgtgcgtagtacgagaggaaggcataTACATTCCCAGGGTGAGTGACTAgaagctggggcgcatgagttggcacccagataGTCACCCCTCGCAGCAGATGCACTCCAGggaaggaggacttacacgtTGGAGTTTCCCTAAGTTGGGATACAGCGttgtaaggccttccacgtggaatGGCGGTTAAGTCAGAAGggcacgtggcagtaagcactgaaacatcaaggtatataagcttctctGAAAGTTTACTAAGGTACATTTTTTCAGTTGCACATTTCGCTCAGTTTTACGCACGAGTGGTTAGAGAGAGAGATCAGAGTTAGTTATGATTCAATTCCAGTTCTCCGATACGGAGGTTTTGATGTTTCTTGCTtggctgacttgatcgtcggagtgcaaacggccgcgagggcgccctttgctcATTTCATTTCAGGTGCTCACGGCGGCGTAAGGCGGAGATCTGAGTTGAAGACGAAGGAGTCATTGTTTGCAAGTTaaagccacgcacg comes from the Phaseolus vulgaris cultivar G19833 chromosome 8, P. vulgaris v2.0, whole genome shotgun sequence genome and includes:
- the LOC137825115 gene encoding uncharacterized protein; translation: METPFSLVYGSDAMIPVEIHESSPRFLNFVAEESNEERKVNLDLLDEAREEARIKAEAVKRRVEHQYSSKVKSWQFQVADLVMRKAHPYELESKLSPKWTGPFRVTEAKGNGSYKLETLEGGPIPRSWNAANLKFYFS